One part of the Leucobacter triazinivorans genome encodes these proteins:
- a CDS encoding flavodoxin family protein, giving the protein MINCTLKPAPRPSSGDLLGGQVLAALAGHDVSSRSLRAVDHRILPGVEADMGEGDAWPAIRRAVLDADIIVLVTPTWLGQHSSVAQRVLERLDAELGATDDAGRPTLFDKIAIPVVVGNEDGAHHITAILAQALGDVGFTVPAQASVYWNGEAMQKTDYRDLDSIPEPVAAATATAAANAAHLARLLRAEPYPV; this is encoded by the coding sequence ATGATCAACTGCACCCTCAAGCCGGCGCCCCGGCCCTCGAGCGGCGACCTCCTCGGCGGGCAAGTGCTTGCGGCGCTCGCCGGGCACGACGTGTCCTCGCGCAGTCTGCGCGCCGTGGACCATCGCATCCTCCCCGGCGTCGAGGCAGACATGGGTGAGGGGGACGCCTGGCCGGCGATCAGGCGCGCCGTGCTCGACGCGGACATCATCGTGCTCGTCACTCCGACTTGGCTCGGCCAGCACTCGAGCGTGGCGCAGCGGGTGCTCGAGCGGCTCGACGCGGAGCTGGGAGCGACGGACGACGCCGGCCGCCCGACCCTGTTCGACAAGATCGCTATCCCGGTCGTCGTGGGCAACGAGGACGGGGCGCACCACATCACCGCGATCCTCGCGCAAGCGCTCGGCGACGTCGGGTTCACCGTTCCCGCCCAGGCCTCTGTGTACTGGAACGGAGAGGCGATGCAGAAGACGGACTATCGCGATCTCGACTCGATCCCGGAACCCGTTGCGGCCGCCACCGCGACGGCCGCTGCGAACGCCGCGCACCTCGCTCGCCTGCTGCGCGCCGAACCGTACCCGGTCTAG